ATTCATATTTCAGCATTTACAGCCTCACTCATTGTCTTTAGCTTGTGGGGAATTTTTGAAATGATGGACATCGTGCGTGGAGCGATAACATCGATACCAAAACATCAATTTGAATCAGCCGCCTCACTTGGACTTAGTAAATTTCAAATTTACTCTCACGTCATCATCCCACTAGCCACAAGAAGGCTAGTGCCTGGAGCTGTAAATTTACTAAGCCGTATGATAAAAACGACCTCTATCGTCGTGCTAATCGGCGTTGTGGAGGTGGTCAAAGTCGGTCAGCAGATCATTGAGCGAAATGTATTTACAAATCCTATGGCGCCATTTTGGATATACACGCTCATATTCTTTTTATATTTTGCGATCTGCTATCCAGTCTCAAAACTATCAAAAAAACTAGAAGAAAAATGGAGTTAAAATGAGCGAAAACATATTAGAACTTAAAAAAATAAACAAATTTTATGGAGAGCTTCACGCCTTAAAAGACATAAATTTAGAGGTAAAAAGCGGTGAAGTGGTCGTGCTTCTTGGCCCATCAGGCTGTGGCAAGAGCACAACTCTTAGATGCATTAACGGCCTTGAAAGCATCGCAAGTGGCGAGATAATAATCGATGGCGAAGTAATTGATGCTAAATTTAATGATTGGCAAAGGATCCGCCAAAAAGTCGGTATGGTCTTTCAAAGCTACGAGCTGTTTGATCACATGAACGTCATAGACAACGTCCTTCTTGGGCCTTTAAAAGTACAAAAAAGAGATAGGGCCGAGGCTGAAAAAACCGCTGATATGTGGCTAAGCAAGGTTGGACTGCTTGATAAGAAATTTGCCTATCCAAAGGAACTAAGTGGCGGCCAAAAGCAGCGTATAGCTATAGTAAGAAGCCTTTGCTTAAACCCTGAAATTATGCTATTTGACGAGGTTACGGCTGCGCTTGATCCAGAGATCGTTAGAGAAGTGCTTGATGTGATACTAAATTTAGCTAAAGATGGTATGACAATGCTAATAGTCACCCACGAGATGAGCTTTGCAAGAGCGGTTGCAAACAAGATCGTTTTTATGGACGCTGGAGCGATCGTGGAGATCAGCGAACCAGAGGAATTTTTTACCAACCCAAAGAGCGACCGTGCGAAGAAATTTCTAAATTTATTCTCGTTTTAGAAAAAATAAGAGATAATTTGCCGTTTTTTCAAAATGCGTTTAGAGCGAAATTTTAACGCTCTTATTTATTTAACTTTTTTACAAGGAGAAAGAGTGAGAAAATTTAAATTTTTCTTATTAGCATTAATCGCTACCGTCTTTCTAACGGGTTGTGGTAATGACAAAGGTGCCGACACGGCAAAAGCTGCTTCAAATGAAGCTGATGCGATCGCAAAGATCAAAGAGCGTGGATTTGTAAGAATTGGCGTTTTCAGCGACAAACCACCAT
The DNA window shown above is from Campylobacter concisus and carries:
- a CDS encoding amino acid ABC transporter permease; translated protein: MQGVSILFDTQNLLRLFDGLVVSTEISFISIFISIIGGLVLGVLMSMKNKFIYFILKICLEIVRIMPQIVWLFLFYFGVSKAFDIHISAFTASLIVFSLWGIFEMMDIVRGAITSIPKHQFESAASLGLSKFQIYSHVIIPLATRRLVPGAVNLLSRMIKTTSIVVLIGVVEVVKVGQQIIERNVFTNPMAPFWIYTLIFFLYFAICYPVSKLSKKLEEKWS
- a CDS encoding amino acid ABC transporter ATP-binding protein encodes the protein MSENILELKKINKFYGELHALKDINLEVKSGEVVVLLGPSGCGKSTTLRCINGLESIASGEIIIDGEVIDAKFNDWQRIRQKVGMVFQSYELFDHMNVIDNVLLGPLKVQKRDRAEAEKTADMWLSKVGLLDKKFAYPKELSGGQKQRIAIVRSLCLNPEIMLFDEVTAALDPEIVREVLDVILNLAKDGMTMLIVTHEMSFARAVANKIVFMDAGAIVEISEPEEFFTNPKSDRAKKFLNLFSF